The following are from one region of the Candidatus Krumholzibacteriia bacterium genome:
- a CDS encoding cysteine desulfurase family protein produces MSRHIYLDHHATTPCDPRVVDAMLPWFTDKPGNASSPHAFGWEAREACERAQEQVASLVGAEPDHVVFTGSATESIHLALIGLAERRVRQGRHIVTTEFEHPAVLETLARLEFRGYQVSRVPIDAHGMVDPAAVEAAIRRDTILCSVMWANNEIGTIQPMAEIAEVCHRHHVLLHSDACQAVGRIPVDLRATGVDLLTLSGHKMYGPKGIAALILRRQRPRVRLQPQLVGGGQQHGLRSGTLPVPLVVGLGEACALAETEIADEAVRLRSLRDRLLERLEREAPPVIVNGDLEHRLPGNLNVGFIGVEAETILLRLPGLGLSVGSACSASHSEPSHVLKALGLTDEQAHATLRFGLGRGTTEAELDEATDALVDVVREMREESPTHRAVRARAGGDEIDPERDRR; encoded by the coding sequence ATGAGCCGCCACATCTACCTCGATCACCACGCGACCACGCCCTGCGATCCGCGCGTCGTCGACGCGATGCTGCCCTGGTTCACCGACAAGCCGGGCAACGCCTCGAGTCCCCACGCCTTCGGCTGGGAGGCACGCGAGGCCTGCGAGCGCGCCCAGGAACAGGTGGCCTCGCTGGTCGGCGCCGAGCCCGACCATGTGGTCTTCACCGGCAGCGCGACCGAGTCCATCCACCTGGCCCTGATCGGTCTGGCCGAGCGCCGGGTGAGGCAGGGACGGCACATCGTCACCACCGAGTTCGAGCATCCCGCCGTGCTCGAGACCCTGGCCCGCCTGGAGTTCCGCGGATACCAGGTGAGCCGGGTGCCGATCGACGCCCACGGCATGGTCGACCCGGCGGCGGTGGAGGCGGCGATCCGCCGGGACACGATCCTCTGCTCGGTGATGTGGGCGAACAACGAGATCGGGACGATCCAGCCCATGGCCGAGATCGCCGAGGTCTGCCACCGCCACCACGTGCTCCTGCACAGCGACGCCTGCCAGGCGGTGGGGCGGATTCCCGTCGACCTGCGGGCCACCGGCGTCGACCTGCTCACCCTGAGCGGCCACAAGATGTACGGTCCCAAGGGGATCGCGGCCCTGATCCTCCGTCGGCAGCGTCCCCGCGTGCGCCTGCAGCCCCAGCTCGTGGGCGGGGGCCAGCAGCACGGACTGCGAAGCGGCACCCTGCCCGTCCCGCTGGTCGTGGGGCTGGGCGAGGCCTGTGCGCTGGCCGAGACCGAGATCGCGGACGAGGCCGTCCGGCTGCGGAGCCTGCGAGATCGCCTCCTGGAGCGTCTGGAGCGGGAGGCGCCGCCCGTGATCGTCAACGGAGACCTCGAGCACCGCTTGCCAGGGAATTTGAATGTTGGTTTCATTGGGGTGGAGGCGGAGACCATTCTGCTCCGTCTGCCCGGTCTGGGTCTCAGCGTCGGCTCGGCGTGCAGCGCCAGCCACAGCGAGCCCAGTCATGTCCTGAAGGCCCTGGGCCTGACTGACGAACAAGCCCACGCGACGCTGCGCTTCGGCCTGGGGCGGGGCACGACCGAAGCCGAGCTCGACGAGGCCACCGACGCGCTGGTCGACGTGGTCCGCGAGATGCGCGAGGAGAGTCCCACCCACCGCGCCGTGCGCGCGCGAGCGGGAGGCGACGAGATCGATCCGGAAAGGGACCGACGATGA
- a CDS encoding iron-sulfur cluster assembly accessory protein, whose protein sequence is MINITDEAREAILESLASDGLDPTSNYLRVGVKGGGCSGLSYQLAFDTDLKDDDEVFSSGNARIVVDNKSMLFLHGLTLHHTKGLNGKGFEFQNPNAQGTCGCGQSFKV, encoded by the coding sequence ATGATCAACATCACCGACGAAGCCCGCGAGGCGATCCTCGAATCCCTGGCTTCCGACGGCCTCGACCCCACGAGCAACTACCTGCGGGTGGGCGTCAAGGGCGGCGGATGCTCGGGGCTGAGCTACCAACTCGCCTTCGACACCGACCTGAAGGACGACGACGAGGTCTTCTCGTCGGGGAACGCCCGCATCGTGGTCGACAACAAGAGCATGCTGTTCCTGCACGGACTGACCCTGCATCACACCAAGGGTCTGAACGGCAAGGGTTTCGAGTTCCAGAACCCGAACGCGCAGGGCACCTGCGGGTGTGGGCAGTCGTTCAAGGTCTGA
- a CDS encoding leucyl aminopeptidase — translation MNVTVRKARAADVRADALVVGVHEGSRKLNSEAAAVDKALRGAVKTAQGYAAFKGRAGQCVWLDGGKTAAKRVLVVGLGKVKDYDTTKVRDAAALAARQAMDERCTNVAIAPLAEGEVSPADAAAAIAEGMGMASYEPGFHMTDGLKERAPVLKKVSIFAPDNDLVAELRDGAKRGEALAAGVNFARDLVNEPSNVLTPTEMANRAKEMAAGYDTVTCKVWGPKEIEKNAMGGIVGVGRGSTEPSQFIQLEYKPQGASKDLKTIAFVGKGLTFDTGGISLKPPANMELMKFDMGGAAAVLGGFHILGALQPNVRVLGFIPAVENMPDGSAIKPGDLLTMMSGLTVEVNNTDAEGRLVLADALHHAKGLEPEFIVDAATLTGACMIALGDVACGLMSEDDELATLIQGASGKCGDPVWRLPLQQKHRDLMKGHVGDLVNTGPREGGASTAAGFLSRFAEGARWAHLDIAGTVWAEKPEPINPKGATGFGARLFASIAEEAAEA, via the coding sequence ATGAACGTCACCGTTCGCAAGGCGAGGGCTGCCGACGTCCGCGCCGACGCTCTGGTGGTGGGCGTGCACGAGGGTTCGCGCAAGCTGAACTCCGAAGCCGCCGCCGTCGACAAGGCACTCCGTGGAGCCGTGAAGACGGCCCAGGGGTACGCGGCCTTCAAGGGCAGGGCAGGGCAGTGCGTCTGGCTCGACGGTGGCAAGACGGCCGCCAAGCGCGTGCTGGTGGTGGGTCTGGGCAAGGTCAAGGACTACGACACCACGAAGGTGCGCGATGCCGCGGCCCTGGCCGCGCGCCAGGCCATGGACGAGCGCTGCACGAACGTGGCGATCGCGCCTCTCGCCGAAGGCGAGGTGTCGCCCGCCGACGCCGCGGCGGCCATCGCCGAGGGCATGGGCATGGCCAGCTACGAGCCCGGCTTCCACATGACCGACGGTCTGAAGGAGCGGGCGCCCGTCCTGAAGAAGGTGTCGATCTTCGCGCCCGACAACGACCTGGTCGCCGAGCTCCGCGACGGCGCCAAGCGGGGCGAGGCCCTGGCCGCCGGCGTGAACTTCGCGCGCGATCTGGTGAACGAGCCCAGCAACGTGCTCACGCCGACCGAGATGGCCAACCGCGCCAAGGAGATGGCCGCCGGCTACGACACCGTCACCTGCAAGGTGTGGGGGCCGAAGGAGATCGAGAAGAACGCCATGGGCGGGATCGTGGGCGTCGGCCGCGGCAGCACCGAGCCCAGCCAGTTCATCCAGCTCGAGTACAAGCCCCAGGGCGCCTCGAAGGACCTGAAGACCATCGCCTTCGTCGGCAAGGGCCTGACCTTCGACACCGGCGGCATCAGCCTGAAGCCCCCAGCCAATATGGAACTCATGAAGTTCGACATGGGGGGCGCGGCGGCCGTGCTCGGCGGATTCCACATCCTCGGCGCGCTGCAGCCGAACGTTCGGGTACTCGGCTTCATCCCCGCCGTCGAGAACATGCCCGACGGCAGCGCGATCAAGCCCGGCGACCTGCTGACCATGATGAGCGGCCTGACCGTCGAGGTGAACAACACCGACGCCGAAGGCCGTCTGGTGCTGGCCGATGCCCTGCACCACGCCAAGGGACTCGAGCCCGAGTTCATCGTCGATGCCGCGACCCTCACCGGTGCGTGCATGATCGCCCTGGGCGACGTGGCCTGCGGTCTGATGAGCGAGGACGACGAGCTGGCGACGTTGATCCAGGGCGCGTCGGGCAAGTGCGGCGATCCGGTCTGGCGGCTGCCCCTGCAGCAGAAGCATCGCGACCTCATGAAGGGGCACGTGGGCGACCTCGTGAACACCGGGCCGCGCGAGGGCGGGGCGTCGACCGCGGCGGGCTTCCTGAGCCGCTTCGCCGAGGGCGCGCGCTGGGCGCACCTCGACATCGCCGGCACCGTGTGGGCCGAGAAGCCCGAGCCGATCAACCCGAAGGGGGCGACCGGATTCGGGGCGCGGTTGTTCGCGTCGATCGCCGAGGAGGCGGCCGAGGCCTAG
- a CDS encoding serine hydrolase, which translates to MKRALIFLSFVVAMATPAGATVTEREAVERFYTQELQPEWFGPDFLEQVPFEQLAPIRDRIAGDLGAFVEARRDGDRWLAVFEEGRVPTHVALDAEGRLTTLFLRPPVPNAADLDAVAERFDALAGDGHLLVRVDGEARLSVNADEPFAVGSAFKLVVLRALVDAIERGDRSWSDVVTYEDVDRGLATGTLGRWPVGSPLTLHTAATLMISQSDNEATDLLIRELGRAAVEAADPSQRNLPFLTTVEAFKLKDPDNASLLERWRGGDERARRDLLGELPLVMELPRPSLFSGDPVATDVEWFLTATELCELIAELSDLDLMGVNPGVVDATNHERVAYKGGSEPGVLNMTTWVRDDEGREICVCATRNADEPIETTDLSGVVSAAFDVLDR; encoded by the coding sequence GTGAAGCGGGCCCTGATCTTCCTGAGCTTCGTCGTCGCGATGGCCACGCCCGCCGGTGCCACGGTCACCGAACGCGAGGCCGTCGAGCGCTTCTACACCCAGGAGTTGCAGCCCGAATGGTTCGGGCCCGACTTCCTCGAGCAGGTTCCCTTCGAGCAGCTCGCCCCGATCCGCGACCGCATCGCCGGTGATCTCGGCGCTTTCGTGGAGGCCCGGCGCGACGGGGACCGCTGGCTGGCCGTTTTCGAGGAGGGACGCGTGCCCACGCACGTCGCCCTCGACGCGGAGGGCCGCTTGACCACGCTCTTCCTGCGGCCGCCCGTTCCGAACGCCGCGGACCTCGACGCGGTGGCGGAGCGATTCGACGCGTTAGCGGGCGATGGGCATCTCCTGGTCCGCGTCGACGGCGAGGCGCGCCTGTCGGTGAACGCCGACGAGCCCTTCGCGGTGGGCTCGGCCTTCAAGCTCGTCGTGCTGCGCGCCCTGGTCGACGCGATCGAGCGCGGCGACCGCAGCTGGAGCGACGTGGTCACCTACGAGGACGTCGACCGCGGGCTGGCCACGGGCACGCTCGGGCGGTGGCCGGTGGGCTCGCCGCTGACCCTGCACACCGCGGCCACGCTCATGATCTCGCAGAGCGACAACGAGGCCACCGATCTGTTGATCCGTGAACTCGGCCGCGCGGCGGTGGAGGCGGCCGATCCGTCACAACGGAACCTGCCCTTCCTCACCACGGTCGAGGCCTTCAAGTTGAAAGACCCCGACAACGCATCGCTGCTCGAGCGCTGGCGCGGTGGTGACGAACGGGCTCGCCGCGACCTGCTCGGCGAGCTGCCGCTCGTGATGGAGCTGCCGCGACCGTCGCTCTTCTCGGGCGACCCGGTGGCCACCGACGTCGAGTGGTTCCTCACCGCCACCGAACTCTGCGAACTCATCGCGGAACTGTCCGATCTCGACCTCATGGGTGTGAATCCCGGTGTGGTCGATGCGACGAACCACGAGCGAGTCGCGTACAAGGGCGGGTCGGAGCCCGGTGTGCTGAACATGACCACGTGGGTCCGCGACGACGAGGGTCGGGAGATCTGCGTGTGCGCCACCCGCAACGCGGACGAACCGATCGAGACGACCGACCTGTCGGGCGTGGTCAGCGCGGCCTTCGACGTGCTCGATCGCTAG
- a CDS encoding ABC transporter permease: MSRSRDPWRLAFARFARNRAAMAALFVLVAITVSAVAVEWVSPHGVTEQDLARARQAPSWEHPFGTDAVGRDLLTRTLHGGRISLLVGVVATLVSIVIGVTWGLVAGWNGGRIDDGMMRFVDLLYGLPFLFFVVLLVAWFGQSLVLLFVALGAVQWLTTSRIVRAETLRIRHAEFVLAARSIGVPTPVILVRHVLPNLLGPVLVVATLTVPTVMLEEAFLSFLGLGVQPPLASWGSLASEGAAAINPVDSMWWWIVFPGAMFSITLLALNFVGDGLRDAFDPKTRR; encoded by the coding sequence GTGAGCCGCTCGCGCGATCCCTGGCGTCTGGCCTTCGCGCGCTTCGCCCGCAACCGCGCGGCCATGGCCGCGCTGTTCGTCCTCGTGGCGATCACCGTGTCGGCGGTCGCCGTCGAATGGGTGTCGCCGCACGGGGTGACGGAACAGGACCTTGCGCGCGCACGGCAGGCCCCGAGCTGGGAGCACCCCTTCGGCACCGACGCCGTGGGGCGCGACCTGCTGACCCGGACGCTGCACGGCGGACGCATCAGCCTGCTCGTGGGCGTGGTCGCCACCCTGGTGTCGATCGTGATCGGCGTGACCTGGGGACTGGTCGCCGGCTGGAACGGAGGTCGGATCGACGACGGCATGATGCGCTTCGTGGATCTGCTCTACGGACTGCCCTTTCTCTTCTTCGTGGTTCTGCTCGTGGCCTGGTTCGGGCAGAGCCTCGTGCTGCTGTTCGTGGCGCTGGGTGCGGTGCAGTGGCTCACCACCAGTCGCATCGTCCGCGCCGAGACGCTGCGGATACGCCACGCCGAATTCGTGCTCGCGGCGCGCTCGATCGGCGTGCCCACGCCCGTGATCCTGGTGCGCCACGTGCTGCCGAACCTGCTGGGGCCGGTGCTCGTGGTGGCCACGCTCACCGTCCCCACCGTGATGCTCGAAGAGGCCTTCCTGAGCTTCCTGGGTCTCGGCGTGCAACCCCCGTTGGCGAGCTGGGGTTCGCTGGCGAGTGAAGGCGCCGCGGCGATCAACCCGGTCGACTCCATGTGGTGGTGGATCGTCTTCCCGGGCGCGATGTTCTCGATCACGTTGCTCGCGCTGAACTTCGTGGGCGACGGTCTGCGCGACGCCTTCGATCCGAAGACGCGGCGCTAG
- a CDS encoding ABC transporter permease — MTGFVLRRALATVPLLLGIVVVSFFFMRLAPGGPFDADRALDPQVRANLEARYGLDRPLVEQLGVYVGGLLEGDLGPSFKYVGWSVQEIIAQGAPVSLTLGAGALLIALLVGIPLGVIAALYHNRWADHLATSIALVGVCVPNFVLGPVLVLVFVFGLGWLPVGGWGSPEQVILPAVTLGAVRAAYIGRLARAGMLDVLQQDFVRTARAKGLSERVVVARHALRIAIVPVVQYLGPAIASILVGSVVVERIFDLPGLGSFFINAALNRDYTLAMGSVLLYSTLLIGLNLLVDVLARAFDPRTETS, encoded by the coding sequence ATGACCGGCTTCGTGCTGCGCCGCGCGCTGGCCACCGTTCCATTGCTCCTGGGAATCGTGGTGGTGTCGTTCTTCTTCATGCGACTCGCCCCCGGGGGACCCTTCGACGCCGACCGCGCGCTCGATCCCCAGGTGCGCGCCAACCTCGAAGCTCGTTATGGACTCGACAGGCCGCTGGTCGAGCAGCTCGGCGTGTACGTGGGCGGGCTCCTGGAAGGAGATCTCGGCCCGAGTTTCAAGTACGTGGGCTGGTCGGTGCAGGAGATCATCGCTCAGGGTGCACCGGTGTCGCTGACCCTGGGAGCGGGAGCACTGCTGATCGCCCTGCTCGTCGGGATCCCGCTCGGCGTGATCGCCGCCCTGTACCACAACCGCTGGGCCGACCACCTGGCGACGTCGATCGCGCTGGTCGGCGTGTGCGTCCCGAACTTCGTCCTGGGCCCGGTGCTGGTGCTGGTCTTCGTGTTCGGACTCGGATGGTTGCCGGTCGGCGGATGGGGCTCGCCCGAGCAGGTGATCCTTCCCGCGGTCACCCTGGGCGCGGTCCGCGCGGCCTACATCGGGCGGCTTGCACGCGCGGGCATGCTCGACGTGCTGCAGCAGGACTTCGTGCGTACCGCGCGCGCGAAGGGCCTGAGCGAGCGCGTCGTGGTCGCACGGCACGCCCTGCGGATCGCCATCGTGCCGGTGGTGCAGTACCTGGGCCCCGCGATCGCGTCGATCCTCGTGGGCAGCGTGGTCGTCGAACGCATCTTCGACCTGCCAGGGCTGGGGTCGTTCTTCATCAACGCCGCTCTGAACCGCGACTACACGCTGGCCATGGGTTCCGTGCTGCTCTACTCCACCCTGCTGATCGGGCTGAACCTGCTGGTCGACGTGCTGGCGCGCGCCTTCGATCCCCGGACGGAGACCTCGTGA
- a CDS encoding peptide ABC transporter substrate-binding protein, translated as MPSMHRILVPILALLAAVGCSADERPADFRFLNTEPETIDPGRVGGQAGGRIVANLFEGLTVRVPPSLAPGPGIATDWWTSDDGLTWTFRLRRSTWSDGTPLTARDFVWSWRRVLDPRTASKSAQLLFPVRGARKFNAGVSDDLGLFAPDDTTLVVELETPTPYLADLAAAPPLAPSPRHVVEKVGETWTRPEWIVSNGPYVLDDWRLQDRMRLQRNPRYWNVEAIALDVVEAVAGDFANANFNRYESGLIDWVDSGGVPPALVDALKRRPDWHSGPFLATYFLRCNVERPPLDDERVRRALSYALDAEAITTHVTRAGQVPARGLVPPGVPGHDGIDAPLFDVERAHSLLAAAGYPGGEGFPSLTLLFNTSEWHRQIAEVLQQQWREHLGIEIELLNQEWKVFTTTVRARDYDLARGSWIGDVLDAQNFLEIFTTGNGNNRTGWSSARYDALIASASRTRDPERRAALLRECERMVVLDDAIILPVYVYSVTNLYDDTQWAGLEPDLLNSLDLRRVRPVRTGVSR; from the coding sequence ATGCCGTCGATGCACCGAATCCTGGTCCCGATCCTGGCCCTGCTGGCCGCCGTGGGCTGTTCCGCCGACGAGCGTCCGGCCGATTTCCGCTTCCTGAACACCGAACCCGAGACCATCGACCCCGGCCGCGTGGGCGGACAGGCCGGCGGACGGATCGTGGCCAATCTGTTCGAGGGGCTCACGGTGCGCGTGCCCCCCTCGCTGGCGCCAGGGCCGGGCATCGCCACCGACTGGTGGACCAGTGACGACGGACTGACCTGGACCTTCCGCCTGCGCCGCAGCACCTGGAGCGACGGCACGCCGTTGACCGCGCGCGACTTCGTGTGGTCGTGGCGGCGCGTGCTCGATCCACGCACGGCGAGCAAGTCGGCGCAGTTGTTGTTCCCGGTCCGGGGTGCGCGGAAGTTCAACGCCGGCGTGTCCGACGACCTGGGTCTGTTCGCGCCCGACGACACGACGCTCGTCGTCGAACTCGAGACCCCCACTCCCTACCTCGCGGACCTGGCCGCTGCTCCCCCGCTGGCCCCCAGCCCCCGCCACGTGGTGGAGAAGGTCGGCGAGACCTGGACCCGACCGGAGTGGATCGTCAGCAACGGTCCCTACGTCCTGGACGACTGGCGCCTGCAGGACCGCATGCGGCTGCAGCGCAATCCGCGCTACTGGAACGTCGAAGCCATCGCGCTCGACGTGGTCGAAGCCGTCGCCGGCGACTTCGCCAACGCGAACTTCAACCGCTACGAGAGCGGGTTGATCGACTGGGTCGACAGCGGCGGCGTCCCGCCGGCACTCGTCGACGCCCTGAAGCGACGCCCCGACTGGCACTCCGGGCCCTTCCTCGCCACCTACTTCCTGCGCTGCAACGTCGAGCGTCCACCGCTCGACGACGAACGCGTGCGCCGCGCCCTGAGCTACGCGCTCGACGCCGAGGCGATCACCACGCACGTGACGCGGGCGGGGCAGGTGCCCGCGCGCGGGCTCGTACCACCCGGAGTGCCGGGTCATGACGGCATCGACGCCCCGTTGTTCGACGTCGAGCGCGCACACTCCCTGTTGGCCGCGGCCGGCTATCCCGGCGGAGAAGGATTTCCTTCGCTCACCCTGCTGTTCAACACCAGCGAATGGCACCGGCAGATCGCCGAGGTCCTGCAGCAGCAGTGGCGCGAACACCTGGGCATCGAGATCGAACTCTTGAACCAGGAATGGAAGGTCTTCACCACCACCGTGCGTGCGCGGGACTACGACCTGGCCCGCGGCAGCTGGATCGGCGACGTGCTCGATGCGCAGAACTTCCTGGAGATCTTCACCACGGGCAACGGCAACAACCGCACGGGATGGTCGAGTGCGCGCTACGACGCGTTGATCGCCTCGGCCTCGCGCACACGCGATCCCGAACGGCGCGCCGCCCTGCTGCGGGAGTGCGAACGCATGGTCGTGCTCGACGACGCGATCATCCTGCCGGTGTACGTGTACTCGGTGACCAATCTCTACGACGACACGCAGTGGGCCGGGCTCGAACCCGACCTGCTGAACTCGCTCGACCTGCGCCGGGTGCGTCCGGTGCGCACAGGAGTGTCGCGATGA
- the xseA gene encoding exodeoxyribonuclease VII large subunit, translating into MDDFGPLFAPPEPEPQEPPTWSVLELNRAIETALQQAFPEEIWLRGEIQGLARTRMRRHWYFELVEKDPDSDQVKGKVSVALLQWNRPKVDRMMRGAPGFELDDDVEVRIRCQVGYYPPFGKLQLVMTGVDPSFTLGQMAANRERILRALSAEGLLRANAEHVLPMVPTRVGLVTSVGSAAYNDFVEEIARGGYGLHVAACDARVQGADTERTVIAALRTLVRQGCDVVVIARGGGSRSDLAGFDSEAIARAIAVSPVPVLTGIGHEIDTSVADAVAHTAFKTPTACAAFLVECARATVDRAEAAWEGLAREAVRVQRDQEQRLLQTAHGIGRGARSALRHRDRDLDGLHAALVREGRESQARATRGLDATIHRAAQLVRVRLASHEARLELAQRRLSPQRVGRALEQRSVRLATLARRLAPLALRRLTREEADLKSRAQAVRALDPRRVLRRGYSLTYDDQGNLVRDPSTVSKGDGLRTVVAGGGIHSRVESTRSVPDPDPTPEDSA; encoded by the coding sequence ATGGACGATTTCGGACCGCTCTTCGCACCGCCCGAGCCCGAGCCGCAGGAGCCGCCCACCTGGTCGGTCCTCGAGCTGAACCGTGCGATCGAGACGGCCCTGCAACAGGCCTTCCCCGAGGAGATCTGGCTGCGCGGCGAGATCCAGGGCCTGGCCCGCACCCGCATGCGGCGGCACTGGTATTTCGAGCTGGTGGAGAAGGATCCCGACTCCGACCAGGTCAAGGGCAAGGTGAGTGTCGCGCTGCTGCAGTGGAACCGGCCCAAGGTCGACCGCATGATGCGCGGTGCGCCGGGCTTCGAGCTCGACGACGACGTCGAGGTCCGCATCCGCTGCCAGGTGGGCTACTACCCGCCCTTCGGCAAGCTGCAACTGGTGATGACCGGCGTGGACCCGAGCTTCACGCTGGGCCAGATGGCCGCCAACCGCGAACGCATCCTGCGCGCGCTGAGTGCCGAGGGCCTGCTGCGCGCCAACGCCGAGCACGTGCTGCCGATGGTGCCGACGCGCGTGGGGCTGGTGACCAGCGTGGGCAGCGCGGCCTACAACGACTTCGTCGAGGAGATCGCGCGCGGCGGCTACGGCTTGCACGTGGCCGCGTGCGACGCCCGCGTGCAGGGTGCCGACACCGAGCGGACCGTGATCGCCGCCCTGCGCACGCTCGTCCGCCAGGGCTGCGACGTGGTGGTGATCGCGCGCGGTGGGGGCTCGCGCAGCGATCTGGCCGGTTTCGACAGCGAGGCCATCGCGCGCGCGATCGCGGTGAGTCCCGTGCCGGTGCTCACCGGCATCGGCCACGAGATCGACACCAGCGTGGCCGACGCCGTCGCCCACACCGCCTTCAAGACCCCGACCGCGTGCGCGGCCTTCCTCGTGGAATGCGCCCGTGCGACCGTGGACCGCGCCGAAGCCGCCTGGGAGGGGCTCGCCCGCGAGGCCGTGCGCGTGCAGCGTGACCAGGAACAGCGGCTGCTGCAGACCGCCCACGGGATCGGTCGGGGTGCCCGGAGCGCGTTGCGCCACCGTGACCGCGATCTCGACGGACTCCACGCCGCACTGGTCCGCGAAGGACGAGAATCCCAGGCGCGGGCCACGCGGGGTCTGGATGCCACGATCCACCGCGCTGCCCAGCTGGTCCGCGTACGCCTGGCATCGCACGAAGCCCGTCTGGAGCTCGCCCAGCGGCGCCTGTCGCCCCAACGCGTGGGCCGTGCGCTGGAGCAGCGCTCGGTCCGGTTGGCAACGCTCGCCCGGCGTCTGGCCCCCCTCGCCCTGCGCCGCCTGACCCGCGAGGAGGCCGACCTGAAGTCCCGTGCCCAGGCCGTGCGGGCCCTCGACCCGCGCCGCGTGCTACGGCGTGGCTACTCGCTCACCTACGACGACCAGGGGAATCTGGTGCGCGACCCGTCGACCGTGTCGAAGGGCGACGGCCTGCGCACGGTGGTGGCCGGCGGCGGGATCCACAGCCGCGTCGAGTCCACCCGGTCCGTTCCCGATCCCGACCCGACCCCGGAGGATTCCGCGTGA
- the xseB gene encoding exodeoxyribonuclease VII small subunit encodes MTPRKKPETPAADAQEDVRYADLVEELERILEDLENDAIDVDELAARVQRGSELIRTCRDRLVKSRAQIEQVVADLEALDPSGEDVPVDPDHEDDA; translated from the coding sequence GTGACACCTCGCAAGAAACCCGAGACTCCGGCTGCAGATGCCCAGGAAGACGTCCGTTACGCCGATCTGGTCGAGGAACTGGAACGGATCTTGGAGGATCTCGAGAACGACGCCATCGACGTCGACGAACTGGCCGCGCGCGTGCAACGCGGCAGTGAGTTGATCCGGACCTGCCGCGACCGCCTGGTGAAGAGCCGGGCGCAGATCGAGCAGGTGGTGGCCGATCTCGAGGCCCTCGATCCCTCCGGTGAGGACGTTCCCGTTGACCCCGACCACGAAGACGACGCCTGA